The segment CGCCGCCGCAAGCGCGCCGCACCACCGGACCCGCCGTGAACGAGCCGGAGATGGTGAGCGTCCCCCGCGAGGCGCGTTCCTACCAGGGGACCAGCGCCGGAGTCGTCACGCGTCTGGCAGCAGGCATCATCGACGTCCTCCTGGTCGCCGTCGCGCTGGCCGGGTCGTACGCCGCTTGGGCGGCGCTCCGGTTCGTGCTGGAGCCGCGGGACTTCCGCATGCCCGACCCCTCGCTCCTGTGGGTGGTCATCGCCTTCTTCGCCTACCTGGTGCCGTACCTGACGGTCACGTGGTGGATGGCAGGTCGCAGCATCGGCGACCACCTCTGGGGGATCCGGGTGACGTCCCGCAACGGCAGTCAGCTGGGGCTGGTCCGGGCGTTCGCGCGCGCAGCGATGTGCGCGGCATTCCCGGTGGGGCTGCTGTGGTGCGCCGTCGATCGGGACCGCCGGGCGATCCACGACCTGGTGCTGCGCACCTCGGTGATCTACGACTGGATGACCCACCCCTCCGCCCGATGGGGAGCACGCCAAGCCGCCGACTGAGGGATCGTCGTCACCGGACGAAGGGCACGAGCGCCTCGATCGAGTCGGTGGGCGTCTTCAGGGCGATGCCGGTCCCGATCGGGCTGAGCTTCCAGACCGGTCCGTCGCGGAACAGCTTCGCCATGACGAGCCCTGTCTCGCGGACCCCGAGCGTGAGGGTGAACCGGGCGAGCTCGGTGCCGTCGTGGTCGACGAGACGGCAGTAGGCGTTGCGGATGAACTCCAGCGAGTGGCCCTGGTAGCTGCTGACCATGAACAGGATCGTGTCCACCCGCGGGTAGACACGACCCAGGTCCACGGTGATCACCTCGTCGTCACCCTCGCCCTTGCCGGTGGTGTTGTCGCCCAGGTGGACCACGGAGCCGTCACGGGTGGCGAGGTGGTTGAAGAACGCCAGGTCGAAGAACTGGTCGCCGGCGAACTGCACGGCCGAGGCATCGAGGTCGATCGGTGGTGCTCCGCTGCCGATGAACCCGGCCGTGGGGGAGTGGTCCCAGCCGACGGCCATCTGCACCGTGGTCAGGCTCGACCCGTCCTCGGTGGTGAGGGTGAGCTCCTGCCCCTTGGCCAGCTCGATCACGGGTCGCTCCTCCGGTCGATGACGTTCCGAACGTACAGGAACGATCCGATCAGCCGCCGATCTCCAGCTGGGCGATGAGGCCGTCGGCGAGGGTGAAGCGGTAGTCGAGATCGGCGACCCCGCCGGGGAAGTCGCCCTCCAGGTGGTTGACGGCGACCCAGTGGGTGTCGTCGATCCGCCGACCGCCGAGCAGCTCGGTGGTGTAGGTGAACTCGCCGCCCTGGTGGCTCAGGAAGCCGAGCACCTCGGCGGTGCCGCGGAACGTCTCCCCCTGGTCCCGGACGACGGCGGTGGGGGCGAAGGTCCGGGCGGCGGCGTCCACGTCGCGGGCGGCGTGGGCGTCGAGGAAGGTGCGGATGGTGGACGGGAGCTGGGTGGGTGTCACATCTGTGGTGGTCATGGCCACCACGCTGCGTCGTACACCCGCGGGAGGGTCAAGCACTGGACTCTCCCGCAGGGGGAGGGTGCACACTGCGCGCATGCTGGCGATCGGTGAGTTCTCGCGACTGACCCACTTGAGCGTGCGCACGCTGCGCCGCTACCACGACGCGGACCTGTTGGTGCCGGCCACCGTCGACCCCGACAGCGGCTACCGCTACTACAGCGTCGACCAGATCCCGACCGCCCAAGTCATCCACCGGCTCCGCGAGCTCGACGTCCCGCTGCCCGAGGTCCGACGCATCGTGTCCTCCTCCGACCCGGACACGCGCGCGCACCTCGTCGCCGAGCACCTGCACCGCCTCGAGTCAGAGCTGGACCGGACACGCGCTGCCGTGGCGTCGCTGCGTCGGCTGCTCGCGCCCGAGCCCGCGCCCGTCCACGTCGAGCTCCGGTCGGTCCCGGCGACCGAGGTCGCGGCGGTCGAGGGCGACGTGGCGCAGGACGAGGTCCTGGGCTGGTACGCCGGTGCGATGGCCGAGCTGGACGCGGTGGTCCCCGACCCGGCCGGGGCGCCGGGAGGGGTGTACGACAACGCACTCTTCGAGGTCGGTCGCGGCCACGTGCTGGTGCACGTGCCGACGCACGAGGCGCCGAGGTCCGGGCGGGTGCGCCCCGTCGTGCTGCCGCCGGTCGAGCTGGCGGTCGCCACCCACGTCGGCAGCCACGACGACATCGAGGTCACCTACGGCGAGGTGGGCACGTGGGTGGTGGGCAACGCGCTCGCGGTGGCCGGGCCGATCCGGGAGACCTACCTCGTCGGCCCGCGGGACACCGCCGACCCCACCCGCTGGCGCACCGAGATCGGCTGGCCGGTCTTCCGGGTCGCCGGAGGTCGAGATGGGTGACGTCATCGACCCTGCAGCGATCCGGATCGCCCCACTGACGCGGGCCCACGCCGAGGACCTGGCCACC is part of the Nocardioides cavernae genome and harbors:
- a CDS encoding RDD family protein: MVSVPREARSYQGTSAGVVTRLAAGIIDVLLVAVALAGSYAAWAALRFVLEPRDFRMPDPSLLWVVIAFFAYLVPYLTVTWWMAGRSIGDHLWGIRVTSRNGSQLGLVRAFARAAMCAAFPVGLLWCAVDRDRRAIHDLVLRTSVIYDWMTHPSARWGARQAAD
- a CDS encoding TerD family protein yields the protein MIELAKGQELTLTTEDGSSLTTVQMAVGWDHSPTAGFIGSGAPPIDLDASAVQFAGDQFFDLAFFNHLATRDGSVVHLGDNTTGKGEGDDEVITVDLGRVYPRVDTILFMVSSYQGHSLEFIRNAYCRLVDHDGTELARFTLTLGVRETGLVMAKLFRDGPVWKLSPIGTGIALKTPTDSIEALVPFVR
- a CDS encoding nuclear transport factor 2 family protein — protein: MTTTDVTPTQLPSTIRTFLDAHAARDVDAAARTFAPTAVVRDQGETFRGTAEVLGFLSHQGGEFTYTTELLGGRRIDDTHWVAVNHLEGDFPGGVADLDYRFTLADGLIAQLEIGG
- a CDS encoding MerR family transcriptional regulator, which produces MLAIGEFSRLTHLSVRTLRRYHDADLLVPATVDPDSGYRYYSVDQIPTAQVIHRLRELDVPLPEVRRIVSSSDPDTRAHLVAEHLHRLESELDRTRAAVASLRRLLAPEPAPVHVELRSVPATEVAAVEGDVAQDEVLGWYAGAMAELDAVVPDPAGAPGGVYDNALFEVGRGHVLVHVPTHEAPRSGRVRPVVLPPVELAVATHVGSHDDIEVTYGEVGTWVVGNALAVAGPIRETYLVGPRDTADPTRWRTEIGWPVFRVAGGRDG